From candidate division KSB1 bacterium:
ATTGTTAAAGAATTAGTAAGTTTACATAATATATGTTATGCGCATTCAGCTTAGCTTCTTTAAAAGAGTGTCGGCCTCCATTTTTAATGGCGTTTTGATTGGCGCTCGTACTATTTCGTGCAAATAATTAATCGCAGGTTCGATGTCATTCTTTTTAATCAATGCCAGCGCAAGGTAGATTTTAGCAAGCAGATTATTTGGGTTTTCCTTAATTGCTTTTTCTAAAACCTCAATAGCCTCTTCAATTTTTAGTTGTTTGATGAAGAATTTTCCTAAAAACGTATGAACAATACCATCACTTTGTCCTAATTGCTTTGCCTTGGTTAAACATCGAACCACATCATCATCTTTGTCAAGGTAATTATAAGCAATGGCAAGTTCTTTGTAATATAACGCTTTATTATTATTAAAGTTGAT
This genomic window contains:
- a CDS encoding tetratricopeptide repeat protein; protein product: EYLKYKPNDDFVYYSLGQAYLRAGDVLKATEAYKNAINFNNNKALYYKELAIAYNYLDKDDDVVRCLTKAKQLGQSDGIVHTFLGKFFIKQLKIEEAIEVLEKAIKENPNNLLAKIYLALALIKKNDIEPAINYLHEIVRAPIKTPLKMEADTLLKKLS